The Edaphobacter flagellatus sequence TATTTCGGCCGACGAGACCATCGAGATCGCCAAGGGCTATGAGTTCCTGGTGCTCTTCACCTCGACCGTAGGCTGGTCCGGCGATCACGCTCTCGCTCAGGCTATCAAGAAGGTCAATCCCTCCATCCGGATCGCCTTCGTCGGACCGCCGGTCACCACCGACCCCGACCGCGCCCTGAACGAGTGCAACGTCATCGACTTCGTCTGCCGCCGCGAGTTCGACTTCTCCGTCGTCGAATACGCCAATGGCAAGCCGCTGAACGAGATCCTCGGCATCAGCTACAAGGACGCGAACGGTGTCATCCAGCACAACCCCGACCGCCCGCAGGTTGAGGATCTGGACGCCATGCCCTGGGCCACCAAGATCTACAAGCGCGACATGGACGTCACCCGCTACAACGTGCCGTTCCTCCTGCACCCCTACATCGCGCTCTACTCCACGCGCGGCTGCCCGGCGCAGTGCACCTTCTGCCTCTGGCCGCAGACACTCTCCGGCCACGCCTGGCGCAAGCGCTCTTCCGATGACGTAGCCGCCGAGATGAAGTGGGCCAAGGAGAACTTCCCCGAGGTCAAGGAGTTCTTCTTCGACGACGACACCTTCAACATCCAGAAGGCCCGCACCATCGAGCTCTGCGCCAAGTTGAAGCCCCTCGGCATCACCTGGTCCTGCACCTCGCGCGTCACCACGGACCGCGAAACCCTCAAGGCCATGAAGGACGCCGGCTGCCGCCTGCTGATCGTCGGCTTCGAGTCCGGCGACCCGCAGATCCTCAAGAACATCAAGAAGGGTGCCACCGTCGAGCGCGCTCGCGACTTCGTCAAGGACTGCCACGACCTCGGCCTCGTCATCCACGCCGACTTCATCCTCGGCCTCCCCGGCGAGACCAAGGAGTCGATCCGCAACACCATCAACTTCGCCAAGACGCTCGACTGCGAAACCATTCAGGTCTCTGTCGCCCACGCCTACCCGGGCACCGAGTTCTACGACTTCGCCAAGCGCAACAACTTCATCACCAACGAGAAGATGGAAGATGGCGGCGGCCACCAGATGGCGCACATCGAGTACCCCGGCCTGCCCACCGAGTACGTCATGGAGCAGGTACATCGCTTCTACGACGAGTACTACTTCCGTCCCAAGGCTGCGTTCCGCGTCGTCTGGAAGGCCATCGTCAACCGCGACGTCCCCCGCCTTTATCAGGAAGCCAGAAGCTACATGAAGCTCCGCAAGGAGCGCTACGCCGCAGCCCGCGCCAAGGCCGAAGAAAAGGCCCTCAAGCAGCAGGAATCGGTCAGCATGAACGCGTAAGCATCATTGCATCCATACTTGCAGGCGGCTGGTCACGAAACCGGCCGCCTTTTTCTTGCGATGGAATCACGATCACTGAAGTCGGAACGTCTCAGACATCAAGCATGCTTTGCTCAAAACACCCGCCTTCGCAAACGCATATACTACGTCCGAACCGATCTTCAGCCCGAAAGGATCTTCCATGCGTCTCGTCTCTCGCTCTGTTCTTGCCTCTTCCATCGCGTGTCTTCTCATCACCGGCACCCTCGTCGCTCAGCAGGAGACGCCCGAAACGAACCGCAAAGTCGCCGGCGGAGGCATCAGCGTAAAAGGCTGGCAGGGCAAGATCGACGCCGACGCCGAAAAGGCCGGACAGACCGTCAACGACGCCAAGCTCTCCGAAGAAGGCAAGGTTTTCCACGTCACCACCGGCCCCGCCATCACCTACTGGAACCCGAAGAACATCGCCAAGGGCGACTACACCGTCTCGGCCACCTTCACCGAGCCGAAGTTCATGAACCTCAACACGCACCCGCATCCCTATGGCATCGTCATCGCAGGCAACGGACTCGGCACTGCCGACCAGAGCTACATCTATTGCGCCGCCTACGGTAACGGCAACTTCATCGTGCGCGGCTTCGGCCCCGAAGCCTTCCAGCTCAACGGCCGCCGCGAAGCCAACGACGCCGTCCACAAAGCCGCAGCCGTAGGCCAGCCCGTCACACAGGAGATCGCCATGCAGGTCAAAGGCGACACCGTCTCCTGCATCATCAACGGAACCACGGTAAAAACCTTCCCCAAGTCCGACCTCGTCACCGCAGGCAAACTCAAATCCACTGACGGCGTCTACGGCTTCCGCTTCGCGCACAATACCGACGCAACCGTCAGCAACCTGAAGGTGACAAAGCCCTAAGAAAACTCCCTGCTCTGCATTGCTTGACGTGGTCTCTGCATCCAACAGGCAGAGACCACATG is a genomic window containing:
- the hpnJ gene encoding hopanoid biosynthesis associated radical SAM protein HpnJ; this encodes MPLKTLFLNPPSFENFDGGASSRWPATREIESYWYPVWLAYPAGMLEGSRLLDAPPHHISADETIEIAKGYEFLVLFTSTVGWSGDHALAQAIKKVNPSIRIAFVGPPVTTDPDRALNECNVIDFVCRREFDFSVVEYANGKPLNEILGISYKDANGVIQHNPDRPQVEDLDAMPWATKIYKRDMDVTRYNVPFLLHPYIALYSTRGCPAQCTFCLWPQTLSGHAWRKRSSDDVAAEMKWAKENFPEVKEFFFDDDTFNIQKARTIELCAKLKPLGITWSCTSRVTTDRETLKAMKDAGCRLLIVGFESGDPQILKNIKKGATVERARDFVKDCHDLGLVIHADFILGLPGETKESIRNTINFAKTLDCETIQVSVAHAYPGTEFYDFAKRNNFITNEKMEDGGGHQMAHIEYPGLPTEYVMEQVHRFYDEYYFRPKAAFRVVWKAIVNRDVPRLYQEARSYMKLRKERYAAARAKAEEKALKQQESVSMNA